A DNA window from Brassica napus cultivar Da-Ae chromosome C1, Da-Ae, whole genome shotgun sequence contains the following coding sequences:
- the LOC125580138 gene encoding monocopper oxidase-like protein SKS1 codes for MATVSLRFFSSSPSSALASLLCFLLLSGVSFAADPFVSYDFKVSYITASPLGVPQQVIAVNGQFPGPLLNATTNYNVVVRVFNNLDESLLLTWSGIQMRRNSWQDGVLGTNCPIPPRWNFTYQFQVKDQIGSFFYSPSLNFQRASGGFGPIVVNNRNIIPIPFPQPDGEIIFMIGDWYNQDHKALRKILDSGKELGMPDGVLINGKGPYKYNSSVPDGIEYLTAHVDPGKTYRIRVHNVGISTSLNFRIQNHNLLLVETDGHYTSQTNFTDFDIHVGQSYSFLVTMDQNATSDYYIVASARFVNETVWQRVTGVAILHYSNSNGPASGPLPVPKTDVSAPWSAMTQPRAIRQNTSASGARPNPQGSFHYGQINITNTYILRSLPPTMINGSLRATLNGISFVHPITPVRLADRYKVKGAYKLDFPDRPIDSRPPRLDISMINATYKGFIQVVFQNNDTKMQSFHVDGYTFFVVGMDFGVWSEDKKGSYNNYDAISRSTIEVYPGGWTAGLISLDNVGVWNIRVENLDRWYLGEETYMRIINPEENGQTEMDPPGNVLYCGALRNMQKDQHHSAATSILNGHLKLMFSMLMALLALVFTF; via the exons ATGGCGACGGTCTCTCTccgcttcttctcttcttctccttcttccgcACTCGCTTCCCTCCTCTGCTTCCTTCTTCTCTCCGGCGTGTCTTTCGCGGCGGATCCTTTCGTCTCCTACGACTTCAAAGTCTCTTACATCACAGCTTCCCCTCTCGGCGTCCCTCAACAG GTGATAGCGGTCAATGGGCAGTTTCCAGGACCTCTGCTTAATGCTACGACCAACTACAATGTTGTTGTTAGAGTCTTCAATAATTTGGATGAGTCTCTTCTCTTGACTTG GTCTGGCATCCAAATGCGTCGTAACTCGTGGCAAGACGGTGTTCTCGGCACAAACTGCCCTATCCCTCCCAGATGGAACTTTACTTACCAGTTTCAAGTCAAGGACCAAATCGGAAGCTTCTTCTACTCTCCCTCCCTCAACTTTCAGAGAGCGTCTGGTGGTTTTGGTCCCATTGTGGTTAATAACAGGAACATTATTCCCATCCCTTTCCCACAGCCTGATGGAGAGATCATCTTCATGATTGGTGATTGGTACAATCAGGACCATAAA GCATTGAGGAAGATACTTGACTCTGGGAAAGAACTTGGGATGCCTGATGGAGTCCTCATCAATGGGAAGGGTCCTTACAAGTACAACAGTAGTGTACCTGATGGTATTGAGTACTTGACCGCTCATGTTGATCCAG GGAAGACATACAGAATCCGTGTTCACAACGTTGGGATCTCGACAAGCCTCAACTTCAGGATTCAGAACCACAACTTGCTTCTGGTGGAAACAGACGGTCACTACACCTCGCAGACGAACTTCACCGACTTCGATATTCACGTAGGACAGTCGTATTCGTTCCTGGTAACAATGGACCAAAACGCCACGAGTGACTACTACATTGTCGCCAGCGCTAGGTTTGTGAACGAAACCGTGTGGCAGAGAGTCACTGGCGTCGCCATTCTCCATTACTCTAACTCCAATGGACCTGCTTCTGGTCCTTTGCCAGTTCCAAAAACCGATGTCTCTGCTCCCTGGTCGGCTATGACCCAGCCAAGAGCCATTAGGCAAAACACATCAGCTAGTGGAGCTCGTCCGAACCCTCAGGGATCATTTCACTACGGTCAGATAAACATCACCAACACATACATCTTGAGAAGCTTGCCTCCGACAATGATCAACGGGTCGCTTCGTGCTACGCTCAACGGGATTTCGTTTGTGCATCCAATCACTCCTGTGAGGCTTGCGGATCGTTATAAAGTGAAAGGAGCTTATAAGCTGGACTTTCCCGACAGACCTATTGATAGTAGACCTCCTCGTTTGGATATATCTATGATCAACGCAACGTACAAGGGGTTTATACAAGTTGTTTTCCAGAACAATGACACTAAGATGCAGAGCTTCCATGTTGATGGCTATACGTTTTTCGTTGTTGG GATGGACTTTGGTGTTTGGTCTGAAGACAAGAAGGGTTCGTATAACAATTATGATGCCATCTCAAGAAGCACAATAGAG GTTTACCCAGGGGGATGGACGGCTGGACTTATTTCACTTGATAACGTCGGAGTGTGGAACATCAGAGTGGAGAATCTTGACAGATGGTATCTTGGTGAAGAAACTTACATGAGGATCATAAACCCTGAGGAGAATGGCCAGACAGAGATGGATCCCCCTGGCAATGTCCTTTACTGTGGTGCTCTTAGGAACATGCAGAA GGATCAACACCATTCGGCTGCAACATCTATATTAAATGGACACTTGAAGCTAATGTTTAGCATGCTAATGGCATTGTTGGCCTTGGTTTTCACCTTTTGA
- the LOC106375288 gene encoding pectinesterase inhibitor 4-like → MLRLVILSLTLIVLINSSNIPGTTATPPAKYQNYKTYVKTACNSATYPTMCYNSLSSYSSTIKSDPIKLCITSLNINLKSAKKASSVVSSLLKKAKAASSPEVPILKDCLEEMKDTVDELKQATAEMKNLNGGGISKEEHLRNVKTWVSSALTDESTCTDELEEGEVNADTKKKVKRAVSELSWTTSNTLALMTNYLGY, encoded by the coding sequence ATGTTGCGTTTAGTCATACTCTCTTTAACTCTCATTGTTCTCATCAACTCATCAAACATCCCGGGAACAACAGCAACCCCACCAGCCAAATACCAAAACTACAAAACATACGTAAAAACAGCATGCAACTCAGCAACATACCCTACAATGTGCTACAACTCATTGTCCTCCTACTCATCAACCATCAAATCCGACCCAATCAAACTCTGCATAACATCTCTCAACATCAACCTTAAATCCGCCAAAAAAGCCTCGTCCGTCGTCTCTAGCCTTCTCAAAAAGGCCAAAGCAGCCTCCAGCCCTGAGGTTCCGATCCTCAAGGACTGCCTTGAGGAGATGAAGGATACTGTCGACGAGCTCAAGCAAGCGACAGCCGAGATGAAGAATCTAAACGGCGGAGGAATCTCAAAGGAGGAGCATCTAAGGAACGTGAAAACGTGGGTGAGCTCGGCGTTGACAGACGAGAGCACGTGTACAGACGagttagaggaaggagaagtgaATGCGGACAcgaagaagaaggtgaagagagcTGTTTCTGAGCTTTCATGGACTACAAGCAATACTTTGGCCCTGATGACTAATTACCTAGGTTACTGA